A window of Corynebacterium mustelae genomic DNA:
GCTTGTCTTGCGGCCAGGGAGTATGGGGGATAATTTACGGGGGCTCGCTGTCGATAAAAGTCCCAGAAGCAAGACCTAAGGACGTTCCAGATCATCTAAGCTCGCAGGTTAGATTGGCCTGGGAAGAGGCGTTAGATTGTTTCGCGGCTTCCGCCTACACCAGTAGCACGTTGATGTGCCGGAAACTTCTTTTCCACATGGCCGTGGAAATGGGCCTTTCGGAAAAGAAGGAAAACGGATTCTCACCTAATTTCGATGAGTGTTTGCAGTATCTCGTTGATGAGGGGTTTATTACCGCACGGCAAAGGAATCAGTGGGTAGAGTCCATTAGGGTATGGGGAAATAAGGCCACGCATGACCTCGCGTCGATCGATAAGGATACGGCCGAGAAAGCTATTGATTTTATGTACCAGCTTCTGCAGATTGTCTACACTTTTCCGGCGTCGTCGGGTCAAGAAAGCCCATCTCAGTGAGTAGCTTTTCTATGTCTAGTGCGAAGCTCCTGCGCACTGCTGCGACGGTTTGGGCGATGACCGTGTCTGGGTCTGCTTTCAGGATAAGTTCTGCTTCGTAGCGTTCGGCCGAGGCCAGTTCAGTGAGTGCCTCGGTTAACGATTTCAGCTTGTTTTCGTTCATGGTTTTCTACCTTTTCTAGACCCTGCAAGTCTTTCTAGTCTTTCTTGTAGTAATCGCACTCATAACCATCAGCATCCAACGGCAGATTTCTTGGTACCTTGCTAATCCACTCCGGTTTGGATGTCATCAACCGGCACACGGTCTCAACTCGAATACTCGTGGGGGCCTCCACAACAATTTCGTCATGCACATGCATAACCGTCCGAAGATTCGCCTCGGCTACAACTGTCAGCGCGTGCGCCAGTAGATCCCTAGCCACCGCCTGAGTGATGTTCTCCACCAGCTTCCCGCCATATGTTTCAATGCGGGTATAGCGCCGGTTGATGTCGAAACCCATACACGTGATGGAGGGTTTACCGAACCGGTTGGTGCCCATCTGGGGCTGTGGGTACACGAGGTTCCTACCACTAGGCAGTGTGATGAGCAGCTGGTCTTCCACAACCTGGAGCGTAAGACCGTGCCCGGGCAGGGGAACAGGAAACCCGGGGGTAGCTATGGCCGCTTTGGCGGCATCCTCCACCCGGTACCATAGATTCACAATGTTGGGGTTAGCAGACCGCCAAGCTTCCACGATGGGCTGCAGTTCGTCTGGTTTCAACCCCATACGCAGCGCACCCATTGCTTCGAGCGCCCCAGCACCACCCTGGTAGCCACAGGCCAAAACTGCAACTTTTCCTTTTTGCCGTAGTTCGGCGTTGGGCCCGTGTTTCTCCACGGGCACACCGAACATGCGGGACGCGGTCACACAGTACAAGTCTTTGCCGTCCTGGAACGCCTGTAAAGTATGCTCCTCCCCCGCCAGCCAGGCCAACACCCGCGCTTCGATGGCGGAATAGTCAGCAACAATGAAGCGCATCCCATCGGCGGGTATGAACGCCGTCCTAATCAACTGAGACAACGTATCCGGAATGCTCCCATACAGCATGCCCATAAGATCCGCATCACCCATGAGGGCGGTTTGCCGAGCATCGTCGAGGTCTTCCAGATAGTTACGCGGCAGGTTCTGCACCTGGATCTGCCTTCCCGCCCACCGGCCTGTCCGCCCCGCACCGTAGAACTGCAGCAACCCGTGGGCGCGCTCGTCGGGGCACACGCCGTTGAGCATCGCTTGGTACTTTTTCACACTCGACCGGGACAGCTCTTGCCGTAGCTCCAGGACGCGTTTCACCGTGCCGGTGGCGTACTGTAAAGCCTGTTCGACGCTGTTTTTCGTCAGGTCTGGGAGCGCCATACCGTTGTCCCGGAACCAGGCGAGGGCCTGCAAGGGGCTGTTCGGAT
This region includes:
- a CDS encoding DUF4145 domain-containing protein, whose amino-acid sequence is MCRKLLFHMAVEMGLSEKKENGFSPNFDECLQYLVDEGFITARQRNQWVESIRVWGNKATHDLASIDKDTAEKAIDFMYQLLQIVYTFPASSGQESPSQ
- a CDS encoding DNA polymerase, translating into MELAIDIETFSGTPITHGVYKYAADPDFTLLLFAYSIDNGPVTLIDVASGEKIPQDILGALTSPMVHKWAFNAQFERVCISRHLRDHHGLNFDLPPKGWRCSAVWSSAMGLPASLKDVAKALDLDAQKLDTGKNLIKMFCEPTNKKQPWEQQTELFAVESAQRRKPTNHPQEWEDFKKYNIQDVVVENQLRQHLTHLGALPDWVWHQYEVDQQINDLGVRIDTTLAEAAIHIDHVHKEECLDEARELTGLENPNSPLQALAWFRDNGMALPDLTKNSVEQALQYATGTVKRVLELRQELSRSSVKKYQAMLNGVCPDERAHGLLQFYGAGRTGRWAGRQIQVQNLPRNYLEDLDDARQTALMGDADLMGMLYGSIPDTLSQLIRTAFIPADGMRFIVADYSAIEARVLAWLAGEEHTLQAFQDGKDLYCVTASRMFGVPVEKHGPNAELRQKGKVAVLACGYQGGAGALEAMGALRMGLKPDELQPIVEAWRSANPNIVNLWYRVEDAAKAAIATPGFPVPLPGHGLTLQVVEDQLLITLPSGRNLVYPQPQMGTNRFGKPSITCMGFDINRRYTRIETYGGKLVENITQAVARDLLAHALTVVAEANLRTVMHVHDEIVVEAPTSIRVETVCRLMTSKPEWISKVPRNLPLDADGYECDYYKKD